AACTGGATGCTTCCTTGAGACAGTATCTGAGTAATGGCCGGTTCAAGAATGCCGACCACCAGGCGGTGGTGAACTCGAACTATGAACGGCTGTCGATCGCGACGTTCCAAAACCCAGCCCCTGAGGCAATTGTGTACCCACTGGCAATCAGGGAGGGAGAGAAGCCAGTGTTGGATGAGCCCATCACGTTCGCTGAGATGTACCGAGGGAAGATGAGCAAGGACCTGGAGCTTGCCAAGCTCAAGAAGATGGCCAAGATGGAGCAgcaggaggtgctgaagaaggCCGGAGAGGTCACTGCCCAGCCCAAAGCTCTTAATGAAATCCTAGCTTAATAAATTAGATACAAACGTGttgtctttttctctctctatatacCTCTTTGTTTGGCAAATCGAGTGATGCTGTTTGTTTTTTGAGTGATGCTGTTTGTAACCCTTTATCATTTGCAATAAAATATCTAGATGTCAAATTTTAATATATCTGAAAGAGTGGGCTCTCAACCTTTTTTTGGTTGCAGAAATAAGTGTTTCAGAAGACAATATATAGCTTCCAAACCATCCACCCATTGTTTTGGTGCAAAGCTCCACAAATATATGTAAGAAATTGATTCAGAAGGGTTGTGTGTTCTAACTTTGCCAAACATTTTGCCATCAATCGAAATAGACAACTTGACAAGGGAATAAAATCTTATTGCGAAAAGAtaaggaaataaaagaaaaataattgaaaagaaAGCTTTCCTTCCTGCTTCGTTatattcttttgagaaatacaaTGTTTCCTTGTCTTGTTTATGCTTCTGTGTCCAAGGAAAAGTAGGTTTCTCCCTCCACTAACAACTGTGGGCACCTTTCTAAGAGACAGTGATCACACTAATGATGAACTTTATTGTATCTATACTCATAGATTGCTGCCATTTAAATAAAGTTTTCCATCAGATGAACTGAGATCATAGCAACATAAATAGAATCCATTTTCATTAGATAAGTTATAGTAACAAGTTTAATTGCTGAAGGTGTGATCCGAATCTCTTAAAACAAAgccagaaaataattcaatgGATCAATCTTAATTGTAGATCGAACACCCATCTGTCGCATACTCATCCGTGAGAGCTATGGTTTAAGACACAACCTTCAATGATTTCTCTTGGTACTACTGAACCAGTTGTGTATGCCCTTGCAATTAGGGAGTCGATCATCCAAAAAAACtaaccaaaaaatattatttgaatttctgaatcttatataaatatctaagaTATTCCCATACGATATAGAATCGCACTTTAAGTCCTGATGTCAGACCAAATTCAATCACAAATCTTACGAACCCATGGCTAGCCCTAAATAACTTGTACTGTAGCACCTTAGTCTACATAGGATGTGGGCTCGACCCTCTTTGTTAATATTTGATCTATAACCTGGCCCAAATAGCTAGTTTGATCTATACGAGCATCCAAAATATGTCTCACCATGCGAGACTAGAATCCTTGCATATGAAGTGGACCTACATCAGCATCCAAGTTTTTGCTATCATACAGTTAATATATGACTAAATACAAACTCATCCTTGCAAATACCACACTGGTTCTTTTGGAGCTATCCATAAGGCGATCATGTGatattattgattatttgacaTTAAGAATGTTGGGACTTGAAAAAGCAGAGTATGAAAGGACTCATGCTTGCATTTGTTCAAtgaagagattgaatgctttgagccaagaaactcaaataacacGACAGCACTaataaaaagcaaaagaaacagTGCATTTCAATTTCACCGAACAGCAATTCCAAATATGATCTGCTAACACAAACAACTTGGCCAGAAATCAATAAACTACCAAACAGATTAGCTACAAAACATCCAGATGAGTTTCCAATTTACGACAAACAGATGCTCAAGCAAATGAAAGAACAGCAATAAGCACGAGAATATAAGCAACTCTCTAAGCAGCCTTCTCTGATTTGGCAGCAGTTGCAGCAGCCTGTCCTCGAAGCCGTCCTGTCCTTCTCGCAGCAATAAGACCAACCTTCTGTCCAGGGGGGGCATCGCGGCGGACGGTTGATGCATGCCCAATATGCTGGTGGTTTCCTCCTCCATGAGGATGTTCCACAGGGTTCATGGCAACACCACGAACCTTTGGCCAGCAGTTCCTCTTCACACGGAATTTATGATACGCATTCCCAGCCTTGAGGAGGGGCTTCTCAGTTCTACCTCCACCAGCAACCTGTCCAATCATTGCACGACAACCACTTGGCACAACCTTCTTTGAACCAGAAGGAAGCTTGATCCTGCATGAATGAAAGCAGTGCTGTCAAAATCCTAGGTAGCATATCTTTTATGCCCTGGTTGACTACCATTCTACCAGTGATTCATGTGTTGCTTCCAATATTTTCAAGATACCCTCTCTAACATTTCCGAATAACCTAACTACTTAAAAGTAGCCAGAAGGACTGCAACTGTCATAACTGTTTGTGCATGGATATGCGATGAGGAAAGCAAAACTCATGCCATTcatagaaatttatatggagctTCCAAAAAAGAGGCATAACAATATGGGCAAGCAAGTCCATGAAACGGAAGTAGAAAGGCATTCTGCAAAGTGAATATGAGAATATTTTGCTATGCTACTTCACAACAGTATTATATAGCCATAATAATCAATTCTTATCTCAAGGATTTGGATCAGCTTTATGGATCCTCATCCACCAATATTTATGACCATCAAGTCTTTACATTCCATGAAAGCATAGCTTAATAAAATTCAGATATACTTTCAACCAGgcaaaaaagaataagaaaactAGACCAGCCTAAAGACAGTGGCATCAATCTTACTAGAAGTAGGATGTATCACCAACAagttaaaatttgacaaggacgCTGTACTGGTGTAGAACTATTACCAATACTAACCAAATTAGCATCAATATAACAGGTATCTAGCATCTATTTTTTAATAGTAAGATGAATGATTATGTTAGTTGAGTAGTAGACATTACCACTTACAGAATCTGCATGTCATCTTAAAAACAATCATGGGCTTCCAAATTAACAAAAGGCAGCAGAAGTGCTAAGTAGAGGCAATTTTATGTTTGGCATCTCAACACTACAGGTACAAGCATCAGTCACCtaccaagtttttttttaatatgatatCAAATCTAGCCTATTGGTTTTTGTGGCTCGCCATCACTCAAGTTTTTCACACTGGTTTCCTGGACGCTAACAGACTTTTCTGTTCACAAATCTCATGGTTTTTGATCCCATAGAATTTGGAAATCAATGGATAGCACGCactcataatttaaatttatacaTTTTTGTGAAGTAACAAACCTAATGATTCTCTATTTCGACTAAAAATTTACCAAAATTACTCCAAATATGTTTAGAACTCTAAAGGACCAAGCAATCAGCATTATCACTTGGTTAAGCCACAGCCCCTGAGTGAGGCTTGAAAATCTAAAGGAGATCTTCCAGAGGGTATGTGATATTTATAATGCACAATACAGGTGACAAGATGGAGTATTGCTACTCGAGTTCGGTGGGCAGGCTTCTCTTAAAACATATAAAAGACCACAATATACGAATGTCCAGAACACCAAAATCCTACTGGTGGTTGAAGTATACTGACAAAATACTAGAGGAAACTAGAACTTACTGTCATACTCCACCATGCATCCAACATTCAAAATCAAAATGTATCTCGTAATTGTTGGTGTTTGTTCGAGTCTTTTTAATATACACAACTTTCCCACTTCACATTAAAATTATCACCGGGTACAGGACTACACTTTTCAAAGGCATATGTAATTCTTAGGGATAAAaacaattaaattaaaatctcgCTGATCTCCTAAAAGTGTTACTATATACTATTCTGAAGGATGCCATTGCATGCTAGGCAAATGAATGATAGACACTTGAGGTATCTTAATCACATAAATATGGAAAGTAAAGATTTTGTTTCAGAAGATTTACTAGCCAATAAGCAAAGAATATTTCTAAAGGACAAGAGAAAAAATAACATGTAATGGaaaaaaagatatttatttctgaaaagaatCTCCATAAAAAGGGATGCTTCTTCAAATTCCTAAATGATATAAACATGCACGCATTATTTTGTGAACTTGCgaaaatttaataaataaaatctaaaagaattgcaacagaaaaacaaacaacTGATGCTACTAAATTGCAAGTATAGGGCAAATTGAACTACTTGTTCTATTTCAAAGTTGCTGATAGCCTTTTCATCAAAAACTTGGAAAAGACGTTTTGAATCTTATCTCGTAGAATTCAACCCAAACCTTCAAGAATTACATACAGATGTTCAAATTACAAACCGAGAAGACCATGAAATATAATCTGAACTATAAATGAAGGGCATCATCTTATATAGCAGTGACTCATGAAATTGTTTCACTTTTCAGTGCTGCATAATCCATGTTTTGCATCATTACCCTTAGACAACACAATCCACATCTCAACCAAATAACCATCAAGATAACCCCCACAACAGTCGACTAAAAAAATTCGGCTATCCTTCAGCATTTAAATTCTGCATTAAACTACCTCAAATTTTTGTCAAGCAAATATGATCTCATGTCATAATTAATAATCAATTATGCCCAACACCATACACTATAACTAACATCCCCAACACGAGAACATATGCACGAGATTAATCACAAATCACAAACATCAAAAGAAGCAGCACCAGAGGACCATGAAGCTATGATGTGGCAAAGATACCAATTTTTCCCGCTCAAAGAAGCATATTACGCTTTCAGATCAGGGGAAAAACCAAAAAGATCATAACTTTTGATCTAGGAAGAGAACAGATCGCATCCAAAAGCCCTATATTGGGGCTAAGTAATGGACCTGGTAGTGCCGTTGTCGGGGTTATGGCTAATGACGATAGCGTAGTCGCCGGAGGCGCGGGCGAGGACTCCACGGTCGCCGACGTGGTGCTCGACGTTGCACACGACGGCACCTTCGGGGATAGAGCGGAGCGGCAGAACGTTTCCGACCATGAGGGAAGCCTTGCGGCCGCAGTAGACAAACTGACCGGTGTAAATGCCCTCGGCGGCGATGAAGAGCTCCTTCTGGTGCTTGTAGCGGAAGGGGTGTCGGAAGGTGACGCGGGCGAGTGGGGCGCCGCGGCCGGGGTCGTGGATGATGTCGGTAACAACGCCCTTGATGTAGCCGTTGCGCTCGCCGTAGTCGAGACTCCGGAAGCGGGCCGGCCCCTTGCGGTGGTGGGTGTGGGAGCGGAAGACCGAGCCGGCTCCCTTCCTCTGGGCACGGATCACGCGTCCCATAGCGGCGGCGGAGAGCGGcggcgaggaggaggaaggggcacGGAGCGACGGAGCGAGGGTTTGGGGCTTTTAAGAGGGTATTTATCGGGTGGGGAGTAGACTAGTAGTCGAAGAAACGAGGCTTTTGGGTTGCCCTAGAATGAGCGAGAGTGGAGCATCGTGATTCGTGTTGATCTCAGAACCTTTGATATTACTATCAGGACCATTGGGCTAATGGAGGGCATATTGGAGGTAGAGAAAAGGGGTTCCGATTCGACCGGGGGCGGGGATGGCTGGGGGCCCTGCGGCGCAGGGGGTGGGGGAAGCGATGAAGGAGCGGTCTTGGGCAGACGTTGCAAAGGGACCGGCTCGGCAACCGGCGTGGACCTGCCACCAGCCATCTTCCCGTGAGTTGGAGCTCATGCAGAATAGGTTCTCCGACGAGGTGGTTGACATCTCGGAAGAGGAGCTGGAGGATGCACGGGCGGAGTGGCGGAGCTCGGCGGTCATCGTAAAAAGCTTGGGGAGGACAGTCCCAGGTGAGTGGATTGCGAAGGAGATCAAGAGGGTGGGTCGATTGGCCTACAATGTGGAGGCTTTCCCGCTTATGGACGGATTCACTGTTCTTCGGTTCGCCAAGGAGGAGGATCGCGAAGCTGCTGTGATGAACGGCCCCTGGACAGTGGCTGGGCAGCTTGTGGCGATGGATAGATGGCAACCCAACTTCGTGCCTGGCGCCAAGGGGGTGGGCAGGGTGGTTGTCTGGCTCCGGCTCCCTCGTCTGCCTGTCGATTACTGGAGGAAGGAGACCATATATAAGATCGCGGCAAGGGCTGGAAATCCGTTGGCTCTGGACGGGTTCACGGAGTAGGGGCGGAGGTTTGGCTTCGCGAGAGTTAAGATCGAGCTCGACTGCTCTGGCTCTCTTAAACCGGGGACGATGGTGAGGGGAAGAACAGGTGGAGTCGAGGAGACCTTCTGGCAAAGCTTCGTTTACGAGAACGTGCCTGCCCCGTGCTCCAAATGTGGCCAGATTGGGCATTCGGCGCCGGAGTGTGGTCGTTTCACTCCAGTGGCGGGTTCAGGGGAGACGGCGGAGACAGGGGGGAGGAAGACGCCTGGCTCCGGGGGGGATGATCAGGGGGATGGTGAGTCGGAGCGTGGGGAAGCTGATGCAGTGAAGGAGCCGGCGGTGTATGGGCCATGGATGGTGATGAGTCGTCCCTGGCACAAGCCGGTGGCCAAGAAGGCGGTACAAAGGAAGGAGACGACTGTGGCGGGATCTCGGTCGGACCCGGAGATCACTCCTTCCCGGGCCAGCGCTAACTCTACTGGGGTCTCCTCGCCGGCCGACCTTGAAGGGTGGCAGAAACCCTCTAAGGTGGCCCGGAGGAAGACGCCGGAGAAGGATGTCGCGATGGCTGGTGTGGGGGTGGCCACTGGTGAGGTGAGTCAACCCGGTGCAGGTGCTGAGTCAGGCgacgggtcgggtccgggtcgactcgacgagGCATTGGGCCGGGGTATCGGCCCAGAGGAGGGTGGGCTGACCGATGGTCCGGGCCGGATGTCTGGTCCGAGGGATGGGCCGGTTGCTGATCCGGGTTGTGGCGGGCTGGGACCGAGTCCGAGGAAGAGGTCTAGGAGCCCATGCCGAGGGCTGGGACCTAAAGGCCGGATTCTGAATGGGATGTGCTCTCTTCAGCCATGCCCGGAAGGAAGGTCGGGAGCGGGTGGTCATCGGAGGAGCTGGAGTTCTCCTCCTCCGTTTTCGGCGTCGAGCAACCGACCCCCGCGGGCAGAGCGTGAGGGCAGGGGGGTCGGTGATACCACGCGGCGTGGGATGATGGCGGCCTCCGGTAGGAAGATGAAGAGGGCTAACTCGGTAGCGGCGGATCTCTCGGCAGCTGGACGACGCTCTCCGGTCAGGACGTTCGACGAGGCGGGACGCTCGGACGGACGGGAAGGGCGTGGGACGGCTCCGAACGACGACAGGCGAGGTAAGGGTCCTATGCTTGACTCTGTGTATGCTTCCCTTCAGTCTGTTGCTATGGGCCATGGTTCGTCACTCGGACATAGCTGTGTGGAGGGTGATCCTGGGAGACAGGAGGTGGGGGCAGCAAGTTCTAGCATCGAAtccaaaggaagaaggaagaatggGGGATCTGGAGAGGGGCTGTGTAGGGGAACGACGGCGGGAACGGGATCTATGGCTGGGTCTGCAGCAGGTGGTGGTATGGCACACCAAATAGCACATATGGCTGGGGAAGGAGAACACCACCGTATGTTGTCCCAACTGATGGCTGTTGCGAAGCAGGTGAATCCGGTGGATTTGGTAAGAGGAGGGACCTCTGAGGAGCTGGTTTTCCATGACTGCAACCCAGGGGTAGGGGGTTGTGACAAGCCCGTTAGTGATTTATGAAGATCCTGATATGGAATTGTCGTGGTGCGGGGAAGCCTTCTTTCGCCTCGGCCTTTCGTAGGGTTGTGCAGCAGCACAATCCGGATATGTGTGTTGTCTTGGAAACCCGGTTGGCGGGACAGAGCCTACAGAAGGCTAGGAGAGCGGTACCGAGGTCGTGGGGATTCTACTCAGTGGAGTCTCAAGGGCTATCTGGTGGTATTATTGTTACATGGGCGCAGGGACCATGTAAAATGGATGTTTTCCATGTCTGTACCCAGGAGGTGATTTTGGTCATTTCAGAGGGCAGTAGGAGGCCTTGGGTATTTGCTGCGGTGTATGCCAGTACTAATTTCAGGTTGCGGCGGATATTGTGGGAGGAGTTGTCTCAGCTGATTAGTGTGGGTTACCCTATGTTAGTAGCAGGAGATTTTAACTGTATTACAGATTCCTCTGAAAAGATGGGGGGCAGACCGTTTGCCTATGAGAGGAAGATTATGGAGTTTCAGGACTTTCTGACATCGACTGGATTGATAGACCTGGGTTTCGTGAGCCCCAGGTACacttggtgcaataatcagcaGGGTCGAGCTAGAGTGTGGGAGCGTCTTGACAGAGCATATGGGACCGTTGGATGGGTTCAGTGCTATCCGGATCATCGGGTGAGCCATCTACCTAGGATAGCGTCTGATCATTGTCCTCTATTGGTCAGCACAGATGTACACATTCCAGTTCGACCCCCATTCAGATTTGAGAAGATGTGGCTCTGCTATCCGCGGTCTTGGGGGATGGTGAGGGAGGCATGGAGTACACCAGTCAGGGGTGACGCTATGTACCGGGTGTCCCGGAGATTGGAGCTGACGAGGAGACGGTTGAGGAGGTGGAATCGTAAGGAGGTTGGAGATATCTTCAGGAGGATCGAGGAGGCAGAGGAGGCTATTACCAGGTTACAGATGCAGGAGGCTTCGGGTGGGGGCCTCATGGAGGGGGAGATGGTAGAGTTGAGATCACTTTTGTCACTGCATGACTGCCTCCTTAGACAGCAGGAGATTTTCTGGAGACAGAAATCGAGAGCCCAGTGGATTGTGGAGGGGGACAGAAATACCAGGTTCTTCCACCAGGCGACAGTTATCAGGAGGCAGCAGAATAGGATCAGAGCCATCAGGGGCGAGGATGGGCAGTTGTCAGAGGACCCGGATATGATTCAGAGAATTTTGGGTAGCTTTTTCAGGGCCAGGTGGACCGAGCAGACTACAGGGGAGAGCACTGTGGGTATCCCATTGCCCTCGACAGGGATATCTGAGGATGAGACTGATGCACTGATTAGTCCGGTTTCGGAGAGGGAGATCAGAGAGACGATGTGGTCCCTAGAGGGGGACAAGGCCCCGGGGCCGGATGGGTTTCCTCCGGTGTTTTTCTAGAGATATTGGGTGATTGTAGGACGAGATGTGACGGAGGCCATACAGCAGTTCTTCGAGACGGCAGTGATGGCGGCAGACTGGCAGAGGACCTTTATTACTTTGGTTCCGAAGCGGCAGGACGCTTCGGAGCCGAGTCATTATCGCCCGATTAGCCTTTGTACGACCTTGTACAAAGCTACGGCGAAAATCATTGCTGCTAGATTGAGAGTTGTCCTCCCTAGACTCATTGGTCCAGAGCAGGGGGCCTTCCTGGAGGGGCGGAGCATTTCTGACAATGTGCTTATTGCCCAGGAGTTTATGTATGATCTTGGCAGAGCCCCGGTTAGGGGGAGcttgatggggatcaagctCGATATGGAGCGGGCCTATGACAGGATGAGTTGGGATTTCGTGCAGCAGTCCTTGCAGGGGTTTGGCTTTCATGAGACGTGGATTAGATGGGTTATGGGTTGCATTCGGACCCCCTCCTTTGCCATTCTGGTGAATGGGACGCCATCCCGGTTCTTTGTGTCATCCGGTGGGCTGCGACAGGGATGTCCCCTATCCCCGCTACTATTTATTATATGTGTTGACGCCTTGTCTAGATCCCTACGCCAGGCAGTGGATACTCAGGAGTTGGAGGCTTACAGACCGGCGATTGGGGCCCCTGCGATATCTCATTTGCTATTCGCCGATGATTGTTTGCTTCTTGCCAGGTCGACGCGACAGGCGGCCCGGGTTATAGGTCAGATTCTTCAGGTCTACTGTGCAGCATCAGGTCAGAGGGTCAACTTGTCCAAGTCAGCTATCATTTTCAGCCCAAAGACTAGACTGGCTATGAAGCATTTGATATTGGAGACTTTGGGGTGGGTGAGCAGGTGGGCACGATGATATACTTGGGCATCCCATTATCTGGTCGGCGGTTGCGGAGTGGGGATTGCTTGCCTAGTGAGCTGTGTATTAGACGCAGATTAGCGGGTTGGCGGATGCACACTCTATCTATGGCTGGGAGGATCACCTTGGTGCGTTCGGTCCTTGCTTCGGTTCCTATCTATCTGCTCTCCAATGCCATTGTTCCAGTGAGGTTCCTGCGTTCCCTGGAGCGGTTGTCTAGGGACTTTATATGGGGGAGGAGTAGTGGCCGAGGTGGTGTTCATTTGTTGGCATGGGAGGTGGTGTGCCAGCCTACTAGCTGTGGTGGGCTGGGGGTTCAAGACTTGGCAGTGAGGCGGGAGGTGTTAGTAGCCAGACATGTGGCCAGATTTATGCTTGAGCCGGAGTGTCTATGGTCCTCGCTGTTGAGGGCCAAGTACGGTGCCATGGTATCGGGTTTGCATATGGGACGTCGTCACTCCCCGGtgtggagggagatgtgtgctAGAGCTTCGGTGGTGCTTCCGGAGATCGGATGGGCTATTGGCGACGGTCAGTCTATTGATGTGATGGAGGACAGATGGGTGACCGAGGTACCGCTTAGTCGTatgccgaccatggtggactCGGCGAGAGTAGCTAGGTGGAGGGTCAGTGACCTATTGGATGCTGAGGGAGGACGATGGAGGGAGGAGCTGGTGCGGGAGGTGTTTGGGGAGCAGTTAGCAGAGCTGGTCCTAGCCCGAGCGACCCCTAGGGGGGAGGCGGATAGGTTAGTATGGATACCGACAGGGCGCTCACGGGTGCGAGCTAGGGACCTTCATACAGTGATCAGCAGGGAGCCAGTACAACAGATTGAGGGGCGGTGGATATGGAGGATGCGGGTCCACCCGCGAGTGGCACTTTTCATATGGAAGGTGGCGTGGGGCTGCCTTCCGACCAGGAGTATGTTAGCTCGACGTGGCATGAGGATCTCTCAGTGTTGTGAGGTATGTGCAGATATTGAGGAGACTGTGGAGCACGTCCTGCTGCAGTGCCCTAGGGCTCGCGACATATGGAGTAGCTCCCCGATATCGTTATCGGCCTCGGTGGTGTCGGCGCAGGTCTGATCCAGTGGCTGAGAGGCTCTATGCGACGCCCCAGATCTGTTGAGGTGGGGATTTATGTGGCCTACCTGTCCTACCATATATGGTTGGACAGGAACACTGGTATTTTTGAGGGGAGGAGGGCGActccgaggatggtggtggatagGGCGACGAGGCTTGCGAGGGAGGTCATTGGGGCGACTTCGGTAGTCACCTCTGGGCTGGTCAGGGATATCTGGGGTGCTCATCACGCTGTCTCAGCGCCACGGTTTGCCTATGTCTCTTGGGCACCCCCACCCCCTGGctatctcaaggtgaactttgatggcaGCAGGTCGGCAGATGGTTTGTTTGGAGGGGTcggatttgtgatca
This genomic window from Phoenix dactylifera cultivar Barhee BC4 unplaced genomic scaffold, palm_55x_up_171113_PBpolish2nd_filt_p 001348F, whole genome shotgun sequence contains:
- the LOC120108473 gene encoding 60S ribosomal protein L8-like produces the protein MGRVIRAQRKGAGSVFRSHTHHRKGPARFRSLDYGERNGYIKGVVTDIIHDPGRGAPLARVTFRHPFRYKHQKELFIAAEGIYTGQFVYCGRKASLMVGNVLPLRSIPEGAVVCNVEHHVGDRGVLARASGDYAIVISHNPDNGTTRIKLPSGSKKVVPSGCRAMIGQVAGGGRTEKPLLKAGNAYHKFRVKRNCWPKVRGVAMNPVEHPHGGGNHQHIGHASTVRRDAPPGQKVGLIAARRTGRLRGQAAATAAKSEKAA